One genomic window of Gossypium hirsutum isolate 1008001.06 chromosome D11, Gossypium_hirsutum_v2.1, whole genome shotgun sequence includes the following:
- the LOC107913683 gene encoding fasciclin-like arabinogalactan protein 21, which produces MAIPSLTLIIFLALSFLSVSHTTFDQFLTSTSTASTATISAPQQSPFFTISPSPQPPQDHADHSLLPHTSLLAPILSHLGFNELATAAPSLFSDSTSAAAWSGPYTIFAPSDSSVRSCVSCSTPSLLREHMVPGLFTNDYLRKLTFGTKVETLSPGRCLTVTSTANNQKNFTVHKIFIGGVEITQPDLFNNGLLIIHGLQGYISPLSPFSCDVERMTSLSFPFHHGQSQNNQFKQQQNVALMRFMLRDAMLRLRNNGFSVLSLAMKVKYAELIPLINVTIFGLDDVSIFSGSYAYIHSVRFHIVPNQFLTVADLERLPVGTTLPTLDRGQSLVVTTAGEGVTKNQLRINYVAIKVADMIRNLNVIVHSIYLPFPHLHPMAAVTDAILGGDQTSTVGGTNGDCEASNEQGQGNCGMSQVNQVATQLKPHMLELEDHHVHDHGL; this is translated from the coding sequence ATGGCTATTCCCTCTCTCACTCTCATCATCTTCCTCGCTCTCTCCTTCCTCTCCGTCTCCCACACCACTTTCGACCAATTTCTCACCTCCACCTCCACCGCTTCCACTGCCACCATCAGCGCTCCACAACAATCACCCTTCTTCACAATCTCACCTTCACCTCAACCACCTCAAGATCACGCCGACCACTCGCTCCTCCCCCACACTTCACTCCTTGCACCAATCCTGTCTCATCTCGGCTTCAACGAGCTAGCCACCGCCGCTCCCTCCCTCTTCAGTGACTCTACCTCCGCCGCTGCTTGGTCTGGTCCGTACACTATCTTTGCTCCCTCTGATTCCTCTGTCCGCTCGTGTGTTTCTTGCTCTACTCCTTCCCTCCTCCGTGAACACATGGTTCCTGGCCTCTTCACCAACGATTACCTCCGGAAACTCACCTTCGGTACCAAAGTCGAAACTCTCAGCCCCGGCCGTTGCTTAACCGTTACCTCCACCGCTAACAACCAGAAAAACTTCACCGTTCACAAGATCTTCATCGGCGGAGTTGAAATCACTCAGCCAGATCTGTTCAACAACGGTCTACTCATTATCCACGGCCTCCAAGGCTACATCTCACCTCTCTCGCCTTTCTCTTGTGACGTAGAACGGATGACGTCACTCTCTTTCCCGTTCCACCACGGCCAGAGCCAAAACAACCAATTTAAGCAGCAACAGAATGTGGCTCTGATGCGATTCATGCTTCGAGACGCCATGCTACGGCTGAGAAATAACGGCTTCTCCGTTCTCTCACTCGCTATGAAAGTCAAATATGCCGAACTCATTCCTCTCATCAATGTCACGATCTTTGGTCTTGATGATGTGTCCATCTTCTCCGGTTCGTACGCTTACATCCACAGTGTAAGATTCCATATCGTGCCAAATCAGTTTTTGACTGTTGCGGATCTGGAGAGACTTCCAGTGGGGACCACGCTGCCGACATTGGACAGAGGGCAGAGTTTGGTGGTGACGACGGCGGGAGAAGGCGTTACGAAGAATCAATTGAGGATCAACTATGTGGCGATTAAGGTTGCTGATATGATAAGGAATTTGAATGTTATAGTGCATAGCATTTACCTGCCATTCCCACATCTTCATCCTATGGCTGCGGTGACTGATGCCATTTTAGGTGGAGATCAGACGTCGACGGTGGGAGGAACAAATGGGGATTGTGAAGCTTCGAATGAGCAAGGCCAAGGCAATTGTGGAATGAGCCAGGTGAATCAGGTGGCGACTCAGCTCAAGCCCCACATGCTGGAACTTGAAGACCACCATGTCCATGACCATGGTCTTTGA